The Methanocella arvoryzae MRE50 DNA window AGCCTTATTTCGTATTTCAAACTGTTACTACTGATAGATTTATTGGTAAATTATGCGATTTGCAATGTGGTTCAGGATATCCTGCTGTTACCGATAATGACCTACTCGATCAGCAAATATTACTTCCACCAATTAGCGAGCAGCGCAAGATCGCCGCCATCCTTGGCACTCTGGACTCTCTGATCGAGGAGACCGACCGTGTTGTAGCCCGAACTGGGCAATTAAAGAAAGGGTTGATACAGGAGTTCCTGACGGAAGGTATGGGAAATGTAGAGCTTGAAGATACTGCCCTCGGCATGATTCCCAAGCACTGGAAATGTGTGCCGTTTGCTACCTTATCTCTCACATATAAGAATGGTATATATAAGCACGATAAATACTATGGCTCCGGGTACCCCTGCATCAGGATGTATAACATTGCGGATGGTACTGTAAATACTATCAATTCCCCGCTTTTAAACGTCACAGATGCCGAGTTAAAGGAATATGAGCTTGCTGAAGGTGACCTATTAATTAACAGGGTAAACAGCCGTGATCTTGTCGGTAAAGCAGGTATTGTGCCTGCAGGATTGGGTCATGTCACATTCGAAAGTAAAAATATCCGTGTCCGACTCAACCGCTCGATGATACTCCCTGAGTTCATGGGTCTATTCATCCAGAGTTCTATGTACCGCAATCAGGTTAATAAATTCGTGAAATCGGCGATCGCTCAATCGACGATTAACCAGGACGACCTCGATAATATATTGGTTCCGTTGCCTCCGAAAGACGAGCAAGAAAAAATCGCATCGGTTATCAGGGAAATCAATAGTAAAATAACTTGGGAAATTCGATACCGTGAGCGTATAGAGCTTGTTAAAAAAGCACTCATGCAAGACCTCCTCACCGGCAGAATCCGCGTAAAACCCGACACTATTGCACCGGAGGCGACCCCTTAAAATGTCCGACTCCGAAATCCTCGAAGTCGAAGATCCCGCCCTGGAAGTCCTCACCCGACACCTGGGCTGGAAGGAGATGTTCGCGAAGGACATCGACCGACTGCGCACGTCGCTTAAAGAGACAGTCATTACCCCGATGCTCATCGCCGCAATCAAGCGGCTGAACCCATGGATCAGTACAGACAACGCCAACCGTGTCGCCCGGGACATCTCGAACGTTCAGGCCACGTCAGTATTGGAGGCAAACGAGAAGATCCACGCGATGCTGGAGCGGGGCGTCACTGTCGTGCAGGACAAGAACGACGGCCTCGGCATCAAAAGCCACGATGTCTTTCTCATTGACTTCGAGAACCCGGAGCGCAACGAGTTCGTGGCTGTCCGGCAGTTCAGAGTGCAGCACTACAAAGATATAATTCCTGACATCACTCTGTTCATCAATGGCATACCTCTCGTGCTTATAGAGTGTAAGAGCCCGAAGATCCAGAACCCGATGGATGAGGGAATCAGGCAAATCTGCCGGTACCAGGAGATGGAGGATGCGGACCGGAACATGGGCGCTCCCAGGCTGTTCCATACGGTGCAAATCGTCGCCTCCACCTTCAAGCACAAGACTAAGTACGCGACAAACTATACTCCACGGCGAGACTGGTCGATCTGGCGGGAGCCGTTCCCCTTTACCTTAGACGACCTCGCGAAGAAGCTCGGCAGGCCGCCTACCGAGCAGGATATATTCCTCTATGGCGTCTGCTCTAAAGAGAACCTGCTGGATATCATCCGCACTTTCGTTGTCTTCGAGCGGGAGAGCGGCAGGACTGTCAAAAAGATCGCCAAGTACCAGCAGTACCGGGCAGTCAGGAACATCCTGCGGGGCATATCACGGGAAAAGCGCAAGGGTGGTGTCGTATGGCACTGGCAGGGCAGCGGTAAGAGCCTGACCATGCTCTGGACGTCTGTGAAGCTAAGGCTAAACAAAGAGTTGGAGAACCCGACCATCGTCATCATCACTGATCGGACTGATCTTGACGACCAGATCTTCAGCACGTTCAAGCGGTGCGGCTTCCCCAATCCTGTGAAGGCAAAATCGTCGAAGCACCTGCAGGAACTGTTGCGTGACCCTGTAGGGCAGACGATCATGACTACGGTCCAGAAGTTCCAGGATGCGGCAGACATGTACCCGGTGCTCACCGAGAATGACAACATCTTCGTCCTGGTGGATGAAGCACACCGCACCCAATACCGGTCGCTGGCAGCGAACATGCGCCGTGCTATTAAGAACGGCTGCTTCATCGGCTTCACCGGCACGCCCATCTTCAAGCGTGACCGGGACACCTTCGACAAGTTCGGGCCATACCTCGACCGTTATGATCATAACCAGTCTGTACAGGATGAAGTCACCGTCCCTATCTTATACGAGAGCCGAATGCCCGAGCTGAGCGTGAGCGGCAAATCTCTCGATGCTTTATTTGATCGTATCTTCAGGGACTATTCCCCGGAAGACCGGGAACGGATCAAACAGAAGTACGCTACTACAGCAGCGATAGCTATGGCTACGCCACGTATCAACGCGATATGTCTTGACATTATCCAGCACTATGAAAGCCATATTCTGCCAAATGGCTTCAAGGCCCAGATAGTTGCCGAGAACAGGGAGATGGCAGTCAAGTACAAGAGAACTCTGGACAGCCTCGGAGCGCCATCGAGCGAGGTACTGATCACAGTCGGCCACAACGAGTCGAACCTGATGGAGTTCCAGAAGTCAAAAGAAGAGGAGAAGGAGGTCATCCGCCGCTACAAGGAAGAGGCCGACCCGAAAATCCTCGTGGTATGCGACAAGCTTCTGACCGGGTTCGATGCTCCGGTCGAGCAGGTCATGTACCTCGATAGCCCGCTGCGTGAGCATACGCTGTTACAGGCAATGGGTCGTGTCAACCGGAAGCGGGAGGGCAAGAACTTCGGCATCGTCATCGATTACTGGGGCGTTTCAGAAGACCTGCAGGAAGCCCTGCACATGTACAGTGCCGAGGAGCGGCAGGGCATGATCCTGACCAACTATAAAGTGGAGATTCTGCCCCGGCTGGAAATGGCATACAGGAGCGCGATCACTTTCTTCGACGCCGCGAAGGCGACACAGAAGCCGGGAGAGACGCTCGATGAGGCATGCGTCAGGTATCTGGCTCCCGAAGATCGCAGGGCTGCATTTGATCAGCGGTTCAAGCTATTCTCCAGGTACATGGACATGCTGCTGCCAGATCCCCGGGCGCTTGACTTCATGCATGATCTGAAATGGATGGCCGGCATCCGCATGACTGCCCGTAACGTCTACCGTGAAGAGCAGACACCGCTGGACGGCTGCAGCGAGAAAGTTCGCAAGCTGATCGATGAGCACATCAAAGTCGAAGGCATTACTACCCTCGTGGAGGCAGTACCGATCTTTTCCCAGAAGTTCGATGAAGAGATCGACAAGCTCGGCTCTGCTGAGTCTAAAGCCAGCTACATCGAGCATGCGATCAGGCATGAGATCAACGTGAAGATGGGTGATGATCCGGTATTCTTCGAATCTTTAAGGATTCGCCTTGAGCGTATTATAAAGGACTACATCGAAGGAAGGATAAACTCAGCCGTACAGCTCCAGCTATTAAGAGATCTTCTCGATAGTACTCGGGCACCAGAAAAGAGAGCTTCTGAGATGGGGCTTGAGCCAGACGTAGTCCCATTCTACTCCCTGCTGGCCGAAAAGTTCGATAATGTCGAGGCTATGAAACAGGTTGCCGGTGATATATATTCGACATTGAAGACCTTTGCAGTCGTAGACTGGCAGCATAAGGAGGATACCAAACGCGAAATGCGGAAAAGCATCAAGCGAAAACTGAAGGATGTCCAGTATCCTCCTGAACAAATTCAAGATATGATTGCTAAGATCATGGACCTCGCCGCCCGGAGGCTATCCGGCTATGGAAACTGACTGTATTCAATTTGGAACTACAACAATTCAGTACGAGTTAATCAGGAGCAGGCGCAGGAAAAATGCAACGATCACTGTCCTTCCAGATAGGACTGTGCAGATCGCTGTTCCACAGGATACTAATAGAGATCAGGCGCAGTCCCTGATGATAAAAAAAGCCCCTTGGGTGATTAAAAAAATCGATATGTTTCAGTGTATCAGCCCTGAAGTTGCCAGTAAAGAGTATGTGAGCGGTGAAACGTTTCTATACCTTGGCAGGCAGTACCGGTTAAAAATACTAAAAACTAAATCAGAGTCATCCGCAAAACTAGTAGGCAAATACTTATATGTCAGTGTTCCAGAAAGTGTTAGATCAGATAAGAGCGAGTATGCTAAAAAATTAGTATACGAGTGGTACCGGACACATGCTGCCGAAAAAATTAAAGAAGTCATTAACTTTTATTGTAAAAGATCAAATCTGCCAGTGCCTGCATTCGTTGTTAAGAATCAATTAAAGCGATGGGGTAGCTGTACTGCTAAGAATCAATTGATCTTTAACACAAGAATTGCTATGGCTCCTGTCTCTCAGCTTGAATATGTTGTTGCACATGAGCTTTGCCACATGAGATTTAGAGATCATTCACCGAAGTTTTGGAGTATGTTAAAGTCTGTCATGCCTGAATATGAGAAACGGAAAGAAGCACTGAAAAATGATGGATGGAAATACGAATTTTAATGATCAAGCAAATGGGACAATTCCCTTCTAATATTTAGCGTTCGACGGAGGTTTTTAGGGTCTGCCCGGAGCGAAGCGGAGGGGTGCGGAGGCGGCGGGGTAATGGACGCCTGCCGTAGGCGGCGTCGCTTAGCGCTTGCGAAGGAGGTTCGACTGGCGCAGCCGAAGGCGTAGCCAGGTCGTACCGACGAGGGTGCGAGCGCGGCCCCGACGGCGTAGCACCCTAAAAACTGGAGTAGGCCGACCCGAAGGGTCGGACGTCGAACCGCGAGGATGACGGTTTATACATTAGCTTATTACTCTGGCATCCCCAAAATTGATTTAAAGAAGCTCACGATGCCGTTAATGAAATCGTCTAAGGGCGATCCACCGCTCTCCTCTTCCCCTGCAGGCCCGCTTTCGACTTCGGGACTCATATCCGGCGCCGTGTGGACGATAGTCTCGTTTGTCCGGGCGGGCTCAGGCGTAGGAGTTACTGTGGCCACTTTCGTGTTGTCAGTTGATGTAGAGTTATCTTTCGCATTCAGGGCCGGCCACGGGGTGACCATCGGGTAGTGGATGTAATCGGGTATGTAAACGTTCGACTCGTTCAGGGCTCCCGCGGACACCCTGAACTTCTTATGCCAGGCGTACCCGTCCACCTGAACGATAACCGAGTAGTTACCCGGGTCCAGCTCTGTATACGTATATGTCCCGTTTCCGTCCGTTGCGGTAAGCCCGGTGACGATGCCCTGATCGTCGCACAGGTATACGTCAGCGTCAGGCACGAGGTTGCCGATGGAATCGTAGATCGTGCCGGTGACGGTGCCTGAATTGCCGGCCGCCTGCGCGGAAACTGCAGCCGTAGCCGCGCCGTATGCGGCTAAGACAATAGTGGCCAGAATTAGCAGGCCTGTAATCAGCTTTCGGGTTTCCATCATGGCGCTGTCCCCCTGATACCATCAGGTAAGCGGGTAATGCATAAGAAGCTAATCTTACCAATTTGAGACTACTTTTGTGAAAGTTATCCGGCTCTGGTACCCATATTGTATCAAATTCAGGCCGCAGACCTCTATACTTTTTATGTTATCAGAAGCGTATAGTATAGCGATATGGGCCTATCCACATCTGAACCTGGCAGCATCCGGTACGGCGCCGAGACTATCAGCTTTTCCATAGTCCGCAGCCCCCGGCGGAAGACGGCCTGCATCACTGTGTACCCTTCAGGCGAGGTGAGGCTGACGGTGCCCGCCCGGACCAGCGAGGCCCAGGCCCGGCGGTACGTGGAGCAGAAGGCCGGGTGGGTGCTCGGCAAGCTCAAAGCCTTCGAAGCGCAGGGCGCCCGGGACGTGAAGAAGCGGTACGTCGACGGAGAAATCTTCCTATTTCTCGGCCGGGAGTACGCGCTGCAAATTTCCCGGGGGCCCGAGCCCCTGGTGACGCTCGGGGATAAGACGCTGAACGTGTTCGTCCAGGACCCGGGTGACAGGGAGGCGATCAGGTCGGCGGTATTCGGGTGGTACCGTTTCCAGGCCGAAACTTATCTCCGGGAGCCCGTGGCCTCCTACGCGAGGGCGCTCGACGTTTTCCCGCCCCCATTCAAGGTGAAGAACCAGTCGAAGCGGTGGGGCAGCTGCACGGCGAAAAACCTGCTCAACTTCAACCTGAAGATCGTCATGGCTCCCCTGGAGCAGCTGGAATATGTGGCCGCCCATGAAGTCTGCCACATTAAGGTGAAAGACCATTCCCCCCGGTACTGGGCTGTCCTGAAGTCGATCATGCCGGACTGCGACACGAGAAAGAAGGCGCTGAAAACTGAGGGGTGGAAATATGAATTATAGTGACGGGCCGGCCTTTCGGGTGCTAACGTTCGTCCAGATCGGCCCGACATTTGCTGGTATGTGATAATCGTTATTCCAGGGGAGGCTTGCGCCAGTCAGGCAGGCTTTTGACGCCCTGCATGATGGGCCTGTACTCCGGGTCTTCGGCGCGCTTTTTGCGCATGTATTCCCGCTGATATGCAGTCTTGTCGAAGGCCGACTGGCCGATGAAGGCTTTCAGTTCCCTGACCAGGCGGTCCAGGTCTCTGGTGTCCTGGCTGATGTCGCTGTCGCCGGCTTTGATCCGGGCTTTAATGGCCTCGGTCCTGGCGCTGATCTCCTCGAGCTTGTCCAACATGGCCTGTTTAACTTTCCCTTCTCTGCCTGTCATGATAATCCGGCGGTGGTGCTTTCGCCGCGTTCGGTGTGAGTGAATATGCCTGTGAGTTGTGGGACTTAGTATAAAATAACAGTCTGACAATTTTAGGCGGATTGTCAGACGGGCGGTATTTGAGTCTTACACGCCTTAGTTGTTAGACTAACTATAAATATTTGTCTGTTAGTCTAACAACTATGTGCAGCACCGTGAAAGTTATAGCGGTTACCCGATAATCGATCGAACTGCCTGCGACGTGGCCTTTCACCTGGTTTCCTGCAACTGCTCGCCTGCTGGCCGTAGAAAGAGCGGGAATGCTAGATTATCTCGTGCGCACTTGTTTCCGGTGAGGCTTCAAAATGATTCTCAGGATACTGTTAGGCGCCGTCATCGGCGCGGTGTTCGGCTATATCGTAGGGTGGATCATCGAGATGTTCCCCAACTTCAACTCGGCGCTGCTCAGCGGCATCACCGCGCTGACGGGGATCGGCGGGGTGAGAACTCCGGCATTGCTTGCCGCTTTAGGCTTCATCCTCGGCATCCTGGGCGGGCTGCTGAACGGTCTGGCAGCGCATAGTCGTAGAAAAGATCGGTACAGGATACTGCGGTGACCGGCCAACAATAAAGGCGACCGCGAGGTTCCCGCCTTTTTATACAGCTTTCGCGGGATGATTCTCTGTCTCATCCCGGTCACCAGGTTGGGGCGCAGCCCCTCTCCTTCGCCAGCCCGAGGGTGCCCAGAGGAGTCTCTGCTTCTCTGCCATGGGCAAAGTACATGCTCATGAACCGTTTAATATTTGTACCGGGGCAGCTAATGTAAATGTTCCGGGAGGCCGGCGTGAGATACTGCGGGCGTCTTCGGATTTACTTTCATAACGGAGGTCCAATATGTCCAGATTCAACACACCAATATCCGGCAAGAGGAACGAGAAAGGGCTGATGCAGATCGAGGTTTTCCCGCTCAGGGTGCTCAACGTGGAGACGGCGCAGAAGCTGATCGACGAGCTGAACAAGATCGACGGCATCACGAGGATGGTCGTGCACGGCCCCCGGCTGCCAAGGGAGAACCCCGACGACCTGCTGGAAGGCAAGTTCGGCGCCACGGACAAGAAGTACCTGAACATCAAGGGCGAGCAGGTGGAGCTCACGGTGCAGGTCGGCAGGATCTGGATCGAGATCACCGACACGCCGGTCATCGAACAGGTCCGCGCCGCGGCGGAGAAGACGCTGCCCTTCCCGTTCGAGATGTACGAGGGAGTGTACATACGGACGAAGAAGACGCTCAGCGACTACGTGCGCAAGGGCGGAAACGTCGACGACATCAGCGTTGGTCTGTTCGACCCCAAGGCCAAGGCCAGGTCTTCGTGCTGTAGCACGAAGGGCGACTAAAAAATTTTTCTGCGGCCGCCGGCCCCCGGTCGGGATTCCGGCTACCGCCATCCATTTATAGCCCTAAATATATTGCTTGCTCCGGAGATGACCATTGTGGATCCAACACTTAAAAAACTGGGCTGGAACGCCTTTTTTGGACAGAATTTCAGACAATACGCCGGAGCGTACGAGCCGGGCCGGGTCTCGACCGTGCACAAAACCGGTTACCTTGTATATACTAAAGACGGAGAAGTCCGGGCAAGAGCTGCGGGCAGCCTCCGCCAGAACGGCGATCAGCCTGCCACTGGTGACTGGGTAGCCCTCTCTAGAGACGCTACTGGCACGGCAACCATCCACGCCATCCTGCCCCGGAAGAGCAAGTTTTCCCGGAAGGACGCTGGCCGGGTCACGGGCGAGCAGGTGCTCGTCACCAACATCGACACCGTCTTCCTCGTCACTTCGCTCAATAAGGACTTCAACCTGAGGCGGCTGGAGCGCTACCTCGCCATCGCCAGGGATAGCGGCGCGGAGCCGGTCGTGATCCTGAGCAAGGCCGACATCTGCGATGATGTGGCCTCGAGAATCGCCGCCGTCAAGGAAATCGCCCCCGACGTCGCGGTACACGCCATCAGTTCCGCCGAAAACCGGGGCCTGGAGCAGCTCTCGGCGTATCTGCAGGAAGGCCGCACCGTCGCACTCCTTGGCTCGTCGGGCGTCGGCAAGTCCACCCTCGTCAACGCCCTCGAAGGCCGGGAGGTCCAGAAGACCGGCGATATCCGGGAGGACGACAGCCGGGGCAGGCACGTCACCACCGAGCGTACTCTCATTATGCTGGAGAAAGGCGGCATCATCATCGACAATCCCGGCATGAGGGAGCTGCAGCTCTGGGACGCCGGGGACGGGCTGCTGAGCCAGTTCGCCGACATCGAAGCGCTCGGGAAACAGTGCAAGTTCTCCGACTGCAGGCACGAGACCGAGCCCGGCTGCGCTATCAAAAAGGCGCTCAGCGACGGCACCCTCTCAGTCGTCCGGCTGGAAAGCTACCGCAAACTCCAGAAAGAGCAGCTCGCCATCGAGCGGAAGAAGAACCCTGCACTGATGGCCGAGGAGCGGAAGAAGTGGAAGAAGATCGGCCAGCTGGGAGAGGCTATCCGGAAGAGCAAGGAGCGCGGGGATTACAGAAGCTGATCCCCGCCTCGCAGGGACTTTTCACTCGTGCTCGATCCGGTCGGCCATGTGCTCTTTGCCCCAGTTGTACATCTGCTCGACGATCGGCATCAGCGACCTGTATCGCTCTGTCAGCGTGTACTCCACTCTGGGCGGCACCTCCGGGTACACTTTCCTGGCTATGAGCCCGTCGTTTTCCAGCTCGCGCAATTGCTTCGTCAGCATCCTCTGGGTGATGTTAGGCTTATAGGCCGAGAGCTCTTCCTCGATCTGCCCGAACCTGAGCGTCCCGTCTCTCAAAGCCCAGAGGATCAAGGGTTTCCACCTGCCGCTGAGAATGTCTGCGGTCGCCTCGACCGGGCCGTGGTACTTCTTCTTTTGCATGGACAGTTTCCCCTGTCATCTACCACTATACAGGCTGGTAGTATATACCACATTGTATTCTGTTTTCGCTATATACTATCGGTGTGTAGTAGGTATGGCGACGGAAGATCGATCACACGCAGCCCGAAAATGCATGAAACAATGGAGGAATGAACTAATGCCAATTATTACACTGGAAATGGGGCCGCTGACGACCGAACAGAAGGAGAAGCTCATCGTCGCCTTCACCCGGGACGTCTGCGAAGTGACCGGAATGCCGGCCGAGGCGATGGTGGTGCTCATACGGGAGCTCCCCCGCGAAAACATGGGCGTGGCGGGCCAGCAAGTGTCGAAGATCAGGCGCTAAGGGAAAAGTTCCGGGTATCTGTCTGTACTGTCGTCCGGGCTCTCTCCAGACTATTTTTAAAAAGTGCCACATAAAGGTGGAATACTTGCAAAGGGACAGTAAAGTACTCCTGATACTGGTCATGGGGATGCTGATGGCCTCCATCGACGCGACTATCGTGGTCCTGGCGCTGCCGGCTATAACCGCCAGCCTCCACACGAGCCGTTCGCTTTCGATCTGGGTGATCGTCATGTACCTCCCGTCGTGTCCGTGGCGACCACGCAGTTGGGCAGGCTCAGCGACCTGTTCGAGCTGGTCATCGAGTTCTTCACCAGGCTCAACTATGCGCTGCTGGCCGGGCTGCACGCTCTGTTAGCCGCCATCGATCGGACGGCGGCATTGTCAGCTGCCTGCCACACGAGGTGCTGTGTACGTCCGCATCCCGTAAGTGGCACTGATAGGGGGGACTGACCTCTTTCCTCCAGCACCGGAAAGTCTATATCGCCGCACACATATGGATTGGTACGTACATATACAAACTAATCTCTCGGTGGAACTGGTGATCTAAAAATGGAGATGGACAAGCTCGAGCAGGAGAACACCGCAGCCACGGTCTTTTCGTACCTCATCCGGGGGCTGTCGAACGGCAACAAAGAATCAGTCAAGGCGGAGCTCGTGCAGAAGATGACGCCTATAAAGGAACTCTACAGCCTGTCGGACGAGATATACCCGCTCTACATCGACCAGTGCATGGAAAAGAAAAAGTTCCTCAAGGTGCAGGACGCCATCGAGGCGTTCGGCAGCGCCATAGACGCAGGCAAGATCAAGAGCAGCGATGAGCGTATCATCATGGCCTGGATCGGCGAGATCATGCGGCAGAACAAGACGACCGGCAACGTCAAGACCAAGCGCCGGTAAACTTTTTTCCGCCAGGGGCAGATGAGAAACTTTATTGTCCTCCTGCCCATAACTACTTTTTAACGATCCGGCGAAAATTGCCGCCCGAGGAACACTTATGAAAGTTTTTGGCATCTGCGGCAGCCCCCGGCTGGGAGGCACCGACTATGCGGTCAACTACGCGCTTAATCTCCTTAGAGAGAAGGGCTGTGAGACCAGGTACTTCCACGTGAGGGGCAAGGACATCAAGTTCTGCATCCACTGCGATTACTGCGTCAGGGAGAAGAAAGGCTGCGTTCACAAGGACGGGCTGGCCGAGTACTATGAAGGCATGATGTGGGCTGACGGCATCATCATAGGCACGCCCTGCTACCACGGCATGCTGAGCGGCCAGGTCAAGACGCTGATGGACCGATCCCGGGCCATCCTGGCGAAGGACCCCGAGATCCTGAAAGGCAAGATCGGCATGGGCCTCGCAGTAGGCGGCGACCGGGCCGGCGGCCAGGAGATCGCCCTCCAGCAGATCCACGAATACTACATACTCAACGAGATGATCCCCTCCGGCGGAGGCAGCTTCGGGGCCAACCTCGGCGGGGCGCTGTGGTCGCAGGACCGGGGCGCAGAGGGCATCGCGGCCGACGAGTACGGGCTGAAGACGGTGCGTAAGACAGTTAAGCGGTTTTATGATCTAATGGAGAAGACGAGAGGTAATTCCGATGGTTAAGATAGCATGGGGCATCACAGGATGCGGGGATAAAATCGAAGAAATCGCCCACATGATGGTCGATCTCAAAAGGCAGTACGACCTGAACGTGGACATCTACATCTCCAAGAACGCGAAGCTTGTGCTGAAATGGTACAAGCTCTGGCAGATGCTGGAGAACGAGTTCTACGACATAAGAGTAGAGGTCGACGCCAACTCCCCATTCCTGGTCGGAAAACTGCAGACCGGCCACTACGACATGTTCCTCGTCGCCCCCGTCACCGCCAACTCCACGGCCAAAATAGCGCACGGCATCTCCGACACGCTGATCACCAACGCAGTATCCCAGGGCGCCAAGGCAAGAGTGCCCATCTACCTGTACCCGCCCGACAATAAGCCCGGCGAGCTGGAGACGATCTTACCGGGCGGTAAAAAATTGACGCTGTACATCCGGGATGTGGACGTGGAGAACGTGGACAGGATCAGGAAGATGGATTCAATTACGGTGCTTGAGGATGTGGCGGATATCAGGCGGGTTATTGAGGACTTCATCAAGGCTCACCCGGAGGCAAAATAACGGAAATACGATAAGCCCGGCGCCGGGCTGCCTGTTCTTAGTTCGCAAAGAGTAAGGTGATGATCGGAGTCTTGATCAGGCATAAGTGACGAAAACCTGGCAGTTCTCAGTTTCTGCGATAGTAAAGCCGCCAAGCTCGCCAAGAGGCCAGGCACGCCAAGCAATAATTAGTGATCGACGAGGTTCCGATCGAAAAAGTCCGTGGCGTGCCCGGCCTCTTGGCGTTCCATGAAAAATTAGCTCTTGGCGGGCTTGGCTCCTTGGCGTGCCTGGCGGTATTTTCGACCTATACAGGGCCAACTTTCAATTTTTCATAGCCTCTACCTGAATATCCCATTATTCATATGACGAGTGCCTGGCGCCCTTGCGCCCTTGCGTCTTTGCGATTTAAAACCGAGGCCTCCCAGGGGCGAGCAATTCATTTTTGTTAGCCACGAGTCCTAACCACCAGCTATTTTACATTCTCCGCCTCTCTATCTTCCATCATGCGCGAAGGCAGCGGCTTCCCGGAAATCAAGGC harbors:
- a CDS encoding flavodoxin family protein, encoding MKVFGICGSPRLGGTDYAVNYALNLLREKGCETRYFHVRGKDIKFCIHCDYCVREKKGCVHKDGLAEYYEGMMWADGIIIGTPCYHGMLSGQVKTLMDRSRAILAKDPEILKGKIGMGLAVGGDRAGGQEIALQQIHEYYILNEMIPSGGGSFGANLGGALWSQDRGAEGIAADEYGLKTVRKTVKRFYDLMEKTRGNSDG
- the afpA gene encoding archaeoflavoprotein AfpA, with amino-acid sequence MVKIAWGITGCGDKIEEIAHMMVDLKRQYDLNVDIYISKNAKLVLKWYKLWQMLENEFYDIRVEVDANSPFLVGKLQTGHYDMFLVAPVTANSTAKIAHGISDTLITNAVSQGAKARVPIYLYPPDNKPGELETILPGGKKLTLYIRDVDVENVDRIRKMDSITVLEDVADIRRVIEDFIKAHPEAK
- the dmpI gene encoding 4-oxalocrotonate tautomerase DmpI, producing MPIITLEMGPLTTEQKEKLIVAFTRDVCEVTGMPAEAMVVLIRELPRENMGVAGQQVSKIRR